The DNA sequence GCGATCAATGTCCTGCTCGATAGCTGCGAATCCCTCAATATCGGGTGCTTGCCGGCATACGGATTGGCCGCTACTTCGAACAGCGACACCACTGCTCGGCTAACTTGGGCATTGGTGGATTCCTCGGTATTGGGACAGATCAGATATCGCCCGGTGGGGGCAACCGCTTGGATTCTCAGCGACACCCTATCCATACCAGAACTGAACCTATCGGGGTTGAATGGATGCCAAGATTATGAATTTCAGGTGCAGACCATTTGCGATAGCTCTACGAGCGGGTTCTTCTCCACGAGTACCTTCCAGACGTTGGGTTGCTGCGAATCACCCGCAGGAATCACCGTCATCCAAAGAACGGATACGGCGGCCACGCTAGGCTGGATCGGCGTTTTTGGGGCTACGGGATACGAACTCTTGCTCCAAGCTCCGAATGGGACCAGCCAATCCTTCCTTTCACCAGACACCACATTTGCCTTCACGGACCTCATCGCATGTAGTAGGTACCAGCTCCGAATTGCGACGATCTGTGAGGGTGAGCAGACTGATACGAGCGAAGTTTTCCTGTTTGATACGGAAGGCTGCGGTGCTTGCCGGGATTCGATGTATTGCCCTTCCCGAGGGACGGACGTGACCTTCGAATGGATTCAGCGCGTCCAAGTTGGCCCTATCGACCAAGTATCAGGCGCCAATGGAGGCTATGGAGATTTCACTGCATTCACGTCCCAATTGGTGATCGACTCCACGTACGATGTAGAATTGACCCCCGGATATGCTAGCATGGCATTCACCGAATCGTGGAGAATTTGGATTGATTTCAACCAAGATGGGGTATTCGATTCCTCCGAATTGGCACTCGATCCCATTCCGCAGATCGGACCGCTCATCAGCCAGATCACCATTCCTCCAGACGCATTCGAAGGAAATACCCGTATGCGTGTCAGCATGAAGTTTCCCGGTTTTAGTGGCAATGAATTTCCCACTCCCTGCCTGCTCTTCACCGAGGGCGAGGTCGAAGACTACTGCATCACCTTGACCTTTGCGGATACTCCACTTTGTGTCGTTCCCGTCCCCGAAACCGTCATTCTGGAAACGACCCCCGGCAATATCAGAAATGCGACTTTGAGCTGGGAGCATGCCGATGATGCGGGTGAATTCCAGATCCAATACCGCCCTATTGGAGGAAATTGGACCACCGAAACCCTGACCGATACCTTCCGAGTCCTGACGGGATTGGAAGATTGTCAGCAGTACGAATGGCGCGTAGCGAGTCTATGTAGCGGGGTATTCAGTGGATACACTTCCACCCAAATGTTCACAACTCAAGGATGCGGGACCTGCCTAGATTCCGTGTATTGCGAAACCAGGGGCATCAATCCCGATTCCATCCGCATCCAATCCTTCCAATTGGCCGATGTCACCAATACCTCCTCGGGCGAAGGATATGGCGATTTCACCCAAATCTTCCTCGGACTCCATCGAGGAGCGGATTATCTGCTGGAATTGACCATGAATCGATTCGGAGAAAACTTCCCCTACACCACGACAGGATGGGTAGACTGGAACCAAAATGGCGTATTTGACCCCGCTTCTGAGACGCTTTTCAATCGAGTCGGAATCACTCAGGACACCATTCAGGCGACCATCTCCATTCCAGATTCTGGCCTGTATGGCAATGCCAGATTGCGCGTATCGGTCTCTACAGATAACTCCATCGATCCGTGTGGGGCATTTGACATTGGGGAAGTGGAAGATTACTGTCTGGAGTTTTTGGCGCCCATTTCTGTAGAAGATCCATTCACCGAGCTGTTCAAGGTATACCCCAATCCATCCACTGGGATCGTATTCATCGAGCATCCCCAGTCGGTACATGGTTTTAGGTTGCTGGATCTGGCGGGGAGAGAATTGGACAGATGGGACGCGGACCTTCAAGGGCAAACGAAGCGAGACCTCACCCAGTTCTCCAATGGCTTGTACCTGCTGGAATTCATCTCACCCAAAGATCGAATGACCCTCAAACTTCAACTCAACCGATAGGCATGAAACGTACCATCTCGGAGGAATCCATCCTCAAGGCTACGGGCCAGCAATGGGACGAATGGTTCCATCTCATGGATGCTGCCCAATGCACAGAAATGTCCCACAAGGAAATGGCCCAGTGGCTGGAGACCGAGCACGGTGTCAGTATGTGGTGGTGTCAGGCCATCACGGTCCAATATGAACGCGAACGTGGGCTGCGGAAGGTCAATGAGAAGATCGGAGGATTTGAGGTGAGCGTGAGCAAGACGGTCCAGATGCCGATCGAAGAACTTTATGAGCGCGTGCATGGCTGGTTTTTGGCGCTACCCGATATCGAGATCCGAGTCGCCAATCCCAACAAGAATATGCGGATCACCTGGCCAGACACTACGAATGTAGTCGTTCACGTCTGGGACAAGGGGCCCGCGAAATCTCAGGTGGTGGTCATGCATGAAAAGCTCTCCACGCAAGAACTCGTCGAACCGACCCGCGCATACTGGAAGGCCCAAATCCCGCTGATGGTTGATTTTGAGGCTTAGGAGCGTTCACACGCTAAGTATTTTCATCCGAATCAGGGCCCGACTCCATCAAAAAGACGGGATACTCCACAACAAATCCTCCCAAGCGAATTTTTCGGTCGGAAGCCCTACCCTGCTCTTTTTTCGGAATGTGGGTTTTGAGGAAAACGGACAGGCATGAAAGTCCAATTTTTTTGCCCTTTTTTCCGAAAAAATCGGCGGCGTAGATACGGCCATTCGAAGCATTCTGGACAGGCCGATCCTTCTGACATTCAGGCAACCATTTTTCAGCCGAATCGGTCCATTGTTACGAGTCTGGAAATACCACTTTGGGACACGAAGTTCTCCGAGAACCCAGCCGATCTCCCGCTTACTCAAGCGCGAGTACAAGCCGAAAAGATGGGCTAAAAACGATCCAACAATGATTCCAGAATCCCTGACAGTCAATCAATTTGACAGGTCGCATGTTTCGGATTCCCCAAGCAACACGCCCGTTTTGGGACATAGGAGATTTCCTAGAACTACCGCAAGCGTAAAGTGCGGATGATAAAAATCACATATAACGAAAAACTTTTCTCATCCGTTGCCTGCTTATTTGTTTGATTGTCAAAACAGAAAAAGCTGCAAATTGCGAATCCATAAAATTTCCGGCGGGTTGATCTCCTGAAATTTCTCCGACGGATGCTTTGGATTCAAAATTTTTTGGCTAATTTTCACTGACCATTCGCACTATACAGCACTTAAATCAGGCGGTGATGGGATGATTGCAAACCGTCCTGAAACATTTCAAAAGCGGCAGTGACTGGGGAATTTTTTCAGATAACAATCTGATTCACTGCCCATTCAACGAAACGAATTTTGACGGCTCTCAGGAATAATTCTGACGCGGCTCCCAAAAGGACCACGCCAGCCAAATTCCAAACGCATAACATTCGCCTGACAGGAAGCAGTGATTATTGCTACGATATTCACGATTTTCCTAGATCTTACACTACTTACAGCTAGCTTCATTTAGATCTGGCACCGAAAAAAAGATGTACTATGACGTTCCAACGGATCAAATTCTCGAAGGAAGTAGACTTGGACTTCAGCAAGACGCTCAAAAAGCGCGTGCGCGAGTATTTTGAGAAAAACCAGATTCCTAGAACAGGCGGGAATGCCATGATTATCAAGGTCGCATTCATGCTGGCCCTGTACTTGGTTCCCCTCGTTTTGATGCTTACCGGTGTGGTTACTTCCGATTGGGGAGTATTCGGCATGTGGTCCATCATGGGAATCGGACTCGCCGGGATCGGTTTGGCCATCATGCACGATGCCTGCCACGGAGCCCTTTCCTCCCACAAAAAAATCAACAATTTCTTGGGCTATGTCCTCGATTTTGTAGGCGGAAGCTGCTCTCTCTGGAAAATCCAGCACAATGTCCTTCACCACTCTTTCACCAATATCGAAGGACATGATGACGACATTGCACCTGTAGGCGTACTTCGCTTCTCTCCTCACGCTGAGAAAAAAGGCGTTCACAGATTCCAGTTCCTCTACGCGTGGTTCTTCTATGGCCTCATGACCTTCTCATGGGTGACTTTCAAGGACTTCCGTTTGGTACTCCGCTACAACAAAAAAGGCCTTACACGCGGCAAGAAACAAGCTGTCGGACCGATGATGACCCGCTTGTTCTTCGCCAAAGTGGCTTATTACACCTACATCCTCGTGTTGCCACTCGTATTGATGGACAACGCTTGGTGGGTGATCGTAGGATCTTGGTTTACAATGCACTTCATCGCTGGATTGATCCTCGCGTTGATCTTCCAACCTGCGCACGTAATGCCAGATTCCAAGTACCCATTGCCTGACGAGTCCGGACACATGGACAACAGCTGGTTCATTCACCAATTGTTGACTACCACCAACTTCTCCCCGAACTCCAAATGGTTCTCTTGGTACGTAGGTGGCCTGAACTACCAGATCGAACACCACTTGTTCCCTAGTATCAGCCACGTACACTACCCGAAACTGTCCAAGATCGTCGAGGAAACTGCCAAAGAGTTTGACTTGCCTTACAACAAGCAGCCAAACTTCGTGAAAGCAGTTTGGGAGCACGGCAAAATGCTCTACATGCTCGGACGCTAATCATACAAAAACACAACCCTATTGGGCTTGTCTCCATCTGCGAGGCAAGCCCTTTTTTATTTGTCCTTGCGCTCCATACACATGACTGATGGATTCAAGATGCTTCCAACCGGGTATCGGAGAATTGCCGAGATGTGGATGAAGCTTTGGGTGTGCCCCAGCGTGCAGATATTGGATACTGCGCTTGGATAAGAGGTCGCTGGGTCGGTCCCCTACGGACTCGCTGATCGCTCGGTCCCTCCGCCCAAGGCTCCGGGACTTCGGCAAAGCCTCACCCTCCGGACACCTCACACCGCCCCAGACAGCCGCACATCTATCTCCCGATCTTGCTCTTACGAATAAACCGATCAAATACATTCGTTAGGCCCTCCCCTGAATGGGTGATGAATTCATGCCCGAAAGCGTGAGGTTGAGGAACTCATCCCTAATCCCCGCGACATGATTTTTCAACACTCCCTCTACCACATCCGATGGGCGGAGGACAAGCAAATTCTCGAATTGGTCTGGAAACCCACCACCCAAGATCTGGTGGCAGAGGAATTTCAGGCAGCGCTACACAATTTCGCGGGTTTCGGCGCGACGTATGGCGTCAGTTCCATGCTACAGGACATGCGGGACTTTATGGATTATCTCCCCCCAGAATTACTGCGTTGGAGAGACATCGTGGTTTCCCCGCGGTATCGGCAATTTGGGCTTCAAAAGATGGCGTTCCTGTATCCCCCAGAAATGGCGCCCAAAAACATGGGAAATGCGCCCATCCAGATTCGGGGCTATGCCGAGGAATTCTTTGATGTCTATGAATCGGCCACAGATTGGCTATTGACGGATATTCGCCCCAGAAAAGCAGGCTAACGAACGGAAGTGGCGATCCTCACCTCCATCTCATCGATGGTACCCGGAATCCTATCGGGGTTCCAGACATAGATTTTGATGACTCCGCCAGGAGGGAGCGTTTCTGACTTGACCCAGAGCGCTACAGGCACGGGACTCCAATTGCCACGCGCACGGACGTACTGTTCCATCCGCTGTGATTCGGAATGCTGAATCACGCCATCCTCCTCCACTGTGATGACAAGCTTCGCACTGGAAATTTCCTCGGACCTGAATTGGAGGACTGCTTGAATGCGGGTCAGTTCCCCAAGCTCAGCATCCAGATCCGAAATCGGCAAAGTGAAAGTCCCCGCATATTCGGCTAGCTCAAGTGCATATTGCCCTTCGAAAGGCGATTTGAGCGTCAGAAGATCAGGCGTCCAATCCCAATGTGCGGCCGAATCTTCAAACCCCTGTGTATATCGAGCCACTCCTCGCCAATCAGATTCCAGAAGGGGCAAATGGGTGGCGCTCCACAGCTTTCGATCGTGCGCTCCTTCCCAAAGCAAATGCTCAGGTTCTTGGGTGTACGCTACGTATGGAGGCAAATCTTCCCAAGATTGTCCGGTGAGGTGCCAAGTATAGGGATTCATGAGCAGTACCACATCCTCATGGAGCGAATCCACCTGATCCAAATATTGAAAACTCACCCATTCATTCGCAGCTTCCGCAGCAAAACCATCCCAGAACCGCCCAAATCTCGTTTGTGCATCATTGGTGATCACAGAACGAGGGCCTGGCTGTCCAGCTAGTGCCTGCATGATTTCGTGCTGCTGCTGACGATACTCGATGGATCTGGCATATTGAATAGGTTGCCAGAGCAGCCCCAACCATCCCCAAAGGCCTAAAATCATGGCGAGCTTGAGTCCTGCTTGGCCCCGATTTCCCAGCAGTCGGCAGATTGGCAACAAAGCCAACAGGAAATATAGACTCCCTACAAGCCATTGTTGGTCCCAGCAGGTCCAGACAGTCATCACCGCCATCCAGATCGTCCAGCCCCAACTAAGCTTGTTGTCAGCATAGATCTGCCCCAATACCCATGCAGCAGGCACAGCGGCTACCGCTACGAGATAGAGATAATGTCGAGGATCGAGGCACATCGGCACATAGGAGGTCGGGGAAATGGTCATGAAATTCGCTGCCAAGAAGAATCCCAAAGCGATTACACTGCCCCAAAGCATGTCAGGTCTCAGCCGCATTCGCGCTCGAATCGAAGGAGAAATCCAGCCTCCTACCAAGATGACGGGCGCGACCAGCATCCCATTTCGATTGGCCATTTGCCAGAAACCTGCCAGCAGTCGTTCCATCAAGACGGCCAAAGGTTGTTGATCATAGCTACAGGAATTGAGGTACCCATTGGCACCGATGGCAGCAAACCTTGCCCACGGATCTCCCAGCCAGAGGGTGTAGCCAACTAGATACAAGCTCACGCAAACTCCCATTGTAACAGCGGCAGATACCCAAAATCTTCGCTGCCTGCCACGCACCAAATCCCAGCCTGCAAGCACGGCCCATACAGGTACCGAGAGCAGAATCGTTCCTTTGGAGAGGAATGCCCACATCCAGGCGAGCGAAAACATCATTCCCCAGCCGATTGCCTGCCGACTATTTTGCCAACTGGAAAGATAGGCTATCCATCCTCCAAAAACGCCTATTGCGACATACAGATCAGGCATGAGCTTGTCCGTGTAGAATAGCCACCAATGACAGCCTGCAACCAGCAGCAAGCCTATCAATCGAATCCCCCAGCCTTGGGCGCTTAGTAGTCGATAAACGCCCCACAACATCAACAGAGCCATACCTAGACTCGGCAAGGCCATCGCCCCGTCGGAAACTCCAAAGATGGAAAAGGAAATCGCCGTCAATCCGATGACTGGCAGGCGGTGGGTGAAATGATCCGTGGCATCCACCTGTCCCAAGGTCCAGCCATGTGCCAATTCAGCGTATTGGAGATCGTCATAGCCAAATGGCCCCAGATAGGCCCAGAGGTGATGGGCAATGAGGAAGGCACCGATGAGGATCGGCATCCAGGGGAATTGGGAACGAAAAAAACGCATGGCTAGGGATCAATTGAGAGCAAATTAAGCAATCCCCCTTGAATCCCCGACCATGCGTATGGCAAATGATTGTGCGACTAGTCGATTGTCACCTGACTTCCCCACCAATCAGGGTTGGGTTGATAGTCCGGGGACAGCATGGATTCGCGTTGCTTTTCCAAAGCGGGCCACTTCTTGTTCACGACCTTGTTGTGGTATTGGGTATGCGCTTCATCGTCGTAAGCTTCATCCGGCGCTGGCATACGGGCGGATTGATCGGCCAGCCATTGTTGGAGTTGCGTATGGAGCTTCTCCGCAAGGTTGGGATGTTCATCTGCGACATTGTGGAGTTCCGCCGGATCTTGGTCGAGTTGATACAGCGCCCCTTGCTGAGTCTCGTGGTAGTAAATCCATTTCCAATTTCCCTGACGAATGACGGAACTCGGATCTCCTCCTTGATTGCCGTAGTGGGGATAGTGCCAATACAGCGGACGATCCGCCCAAGTCACTTGCTCGCCCTGGAGAATCGCCAACAGAGATTGCCCATCCAAATGAGCGCCTTCAGGAGCAGCGGCTCCGATGGACTCCATGATCGTCGGATAAAGGTCAGCACCTGTAGCGGGTACTTCTGAGGAGCCTCCTTTCATCGCGCCATTCGGGAGATACACCATCAACGGTACACGCAGGCCTCCTTCCCATTGGTATCCTTTCCCTCCACGAAGCGGTGCATTGCTGGTAGAGAATGCATCCCCCGATGCCACGCCTCCATTGTCTGAGGTAAAGATAATGAGGGTGTTGTCCATCATGCCCGTTTCCTCCAAGGTGTTTAGGACCTCTCCGATTGCATCGTCCATGGATTCCACCAATCCAGCATAGACAGGATTGTCCTGATACTGACGAATGGGGAGTTTCTTCTCCATTTCGAAGCCAGATTCAGCGATTCCTTGCTGCTCAGCTTTGTCGCGATATTTGGCCCATTTCTCCTCGGTCGTTTGAATCGGTCCATGGACAGCGTAGAAGGAAAGCATCGCAAAGAAAGGGGTGTCGGCTGAACTGCGAATAAACTCGGAGGTCTCACGCGCCAATCTCATGGAGAGGTTTTCACCGTTGGGGCCATCTTCCAGGTTGGGGTTTTTGAAGGGGGCAAAATATCCTCCCTTGGGACTTCCAGCATGAAAGCCTCCCCGGTTGATGTGAAACCCGTGATCTTCGGGGTGAGAGCCTTCTCCGCCAATGTGCCATTTCCCCGCAAAGAAGGTGTGATATCCTTCCGAGGCCAAAGCCTCTGCAACCGTCACGCGATCGGCAGGAAGCTGCATTTCATATTCCGCAGGCAGCATCAAGTCATGGCGATTGTGGCTGCGCCATGCTTCGCCCGTTTTGGCACCGATCCAGTCCGTGATTCCGTGCCGAGCAGTAAACTCTCCCGTCATGATACTGGCACGGGCGGGAGAACAAACTTGGCAAGTGGAATATCCTTGGGTGAATACGACTCCTTGAGCTGCCAATCGATCGAGGTTGGGCGTTTCGTAGTAGGTACTGCCCATGAATCCCACATCATGCGCCCCAAGGTCATCGGCGAGGATCAGCAGGACGTTGAGTTTGGGAGCGGCTTGGTCGGCAGTTTGGGTACACCCAGTCCAAGCTAGGCTGGATACCCACAACGCGAGAATCGGTAGTAGACGGAAATGCATATATTCAGCGTGTTCAGTTTTCGGCAACATAGTTCTCCTTGGTGGAAAAGTCATTCCCCCTACCCCATTCCAGACAAATGTCACGTCAATTTGAACATAATTGCCCTACCCATCGAGTTACCACAAATGATTCTAATGAGTTTTTGGGTGGCATGGCTACAAGTACCCCCCTCTCAAGGTGCGGATGGCAAGTGTGGCGTGAGATGCCTGAAGTGGCCGACGTCAGGAGGAGTCGGGGATCTGATGGCGTTGGCCTATCGCCATCAGATCCCCGACCGAGTGATAACGAGCACGGAAGGGATCGACTCGGCGACCCATCGGCCAAGAGTCGAATCCATCCTGAGCACGCCGAGGCACGCCCAGATACACCTCCCAATACAGCTCGGAATTCAAGCTAGCTACCTGATTGGATGAGATAGTAGAAGCATCAGCAATCCCTATTCAAACATCACCTTGAGGGTCTCGTTGTAAATATTCTCTCTTGGAGCGCCGTCATAGGCGGCTGAATTCGTCAGGAGAATGAAGGTCCGATCCGTATCGGGGAAATACTGGGCGATAGACAAGAATCCATCAATCGCACCTGTATGCCCAACCGACCATCCATACGGTGTCTGGTTTCGCTCCAATCCGTAGCCATTTTGGGCGTGCCCGATCGTTTCATCCACCCAATCCTCGGGCAGATCAAACCAGCTGGTCATGCTATCCAGGGCAGTTTCAGAGACCAATTCCCCCTTCATCAATTCCTCAAAAAATCGTCCAAGGTCCTGCGCATGGATGGCGATTCCTCCATCGGCAGTCACCAATTCATCCTTGTAGAGAAACTCAGATTCGACGTACTGTGCCGTGCCGTAGAAATCCGCATATCCTTTCACTAGGCTCGCTGGAATGGGCTCTGTCGCAGAGTAGTAAGCACTGGTCAGATGGAGCGGATTGAATATCTCATCACGGTACACTTCCTCCAACGTTTTGCCAGAAGCCGCTTCGAGAATGATCCCCAGCATGACGTAGTTGGTATTGGAATAGCCGTAAGTCTCTCCTACTTCAAACCAGGCAGATTTTCCATAGGTAAATGCCAGCACATCTTCTTGCGTCCATCCATTGTCGAATTGGTTGAATCGCTGCATCCCCTGAGAAAGCGTGTAGTAATCGGCGATCCCTGAGGTGTGGTCCAGCAGATGACGAATCTGAGCTTCATCGGCATTTTCGATGCGTTTCACCACCTCTTCATCCATCCATTTGGATACGGGATCGTCGAGAGACAAAACCCCTGCATCGATATAGGCAAATACAGCCGCGGCAGTAAAGACCTTGCTGATGCTGGCAATCAGAAACGAATTGCATGGCTGCATGGGTACGTCCGAAGCAATGTCCGCAGTTCCGGCGGCTCCCACCCAAACCCCGAATTCGTCCTTGACCATGAGCGTGGCGCCGACGATGCCCAATTTCTGGTTGCGGTCCAGAATCTCCTGATAGGTCGCAGCCCGAGGATGCATATCGCTTGAGTCTGCCACATCGAATTGGCATTGGTAGGTACTTACGGGAACTACCTCATTGGATTGACACCCGACGAGACCTAGTACAACGGCAGTGATTGACAAATAAAATGTGAAGATCCGATTCATGATTTGAAGGTATAGGTGACACCGATTTTGAGGAGTGAATGAGGAAAGAAGGGGATGCCATTGGCAAATGGAGCTTCCACGGCGAAATGCTGACGGATGAATGGCTCGAAACGGGAATTGTTGGGGAATGCCAATCCGAGACCGACATCGGCAATTACCCGAGGTTTTCCCAGCTGATTGATGGCGCTGAAATCCCCCGTTTCGGGATCGATCTCATACACCTCGTTGGGATAGAAATGGTGCATGTATCCAATCCCTCCCGAAGCATCCAGTCGGAGATTGCGGTGCGCCTCCCAACCATATTGGTACCCGCCTCGCAGATAAATCCCCGTTTCCGCCCGCTCGTGGAAGTACCCGCCCAGGGCGACATTCCAGCGTTGCAAGGATCTGACTCCATGCGTTTCACGGAGCGTAACTTCCACCTCGACCCCCGGATGGATCGGTGTGTAGGAGGTGAAGGGCCAAGTCGTGCTTTCGTGCATGACTGCGACAGAAATTCCTTTGAGGCCGTTTGGGGAGATCGTTTGCTGGGCCATACAGGCAATGGGAATCCAGCAAGCCCAGAACACCCAGAAGTGCTTGAACATGACAATGAGTTTGAAGAAGCTTTGGATGGCTTCCGTGTGAAAAAGTGAGGATTGCGTCAGTGAGGTTAACGAACGAAATACAACCTCCAGCTCCAGAGGTTGACCCCGATCACGGCGAGATTTCACGGGTTCATTCTGTTTTTTGGAGGATCAGGCGGGCGGGTCCCAACCGAGCTTGGGTGGGCTAGATCCTTGCGGCCCATCAGAAAAAGGCCGCCCTTGAGAGAGCGGCCTTTGGGGATGAATTTCTATTTCGAGGATAACCGGAAAGGTTTAGCAGTTCGACTATTGAACGGCATTTTCAGGATTCACCCGACTAATTCTTAAAGTCGAGGAATATCCAGAGTTCAACATACCGATGTGTTTGGAAATCTGAGCAAATTGGATGATCCCTGTTTTCGCATCGAATCTTGAGATCATCTTGATAAAGAAGTTCAACTCTAAATCAATCTCATCCAGCTTGGGATTTTCCTCCTCAAATTCCTCTGCAATTTTCGATCTGATCGCTTCTTTGAATACCTTTTGATAGGCCTTTTGATCCAAATAGTTGGAGTCCATGGATTCGTAGGAATCAGGGGATTTGCGGTTACCAATTGGCAGGAAGGAGGTAGCCTCCAACATCGGCATTTTCACATCTTGGATGCTCACCTCACTCTTTTCCACAGGCTTAGGCTTCTCACGGTGAATCACATACGGGTTTGGATGTTGAGGATTGATGTGCCCGAGGAAATTGAGATACTTCAGAATTGGGGATTCCTCCTCTGTCTCCATTTGTTCAATCAGGGTTTGGATTTCCTCAGAGCGATCTTCAAGTCCTTCTAATCCAGTCAAAAACTGAGCATTTAGATCATCTATGCGGTCGACATTGACTCCCCCTGTTTTGCCGAGTGACATCTCAATTGGAATAGCAGCAAGTATTTCTGCGGCAGAATTTTCTAAGCCCTGCTGTACCTCCACATGCAAGACCGCCTGATACTTTGAAGGCAACATGCTCATGATCTCGATCTGGTATCGAATGACCAGTGAGGCAGATTTCTGATCTTCTCGTTCATTATGAGACAATTCAAACAGATACGATTTTCCCGGCTCCCAACCAGATTGAATCGATACATTTTTTTTCGAGACCTCTACCTGCGCCTGCATCGGCAATACGGCCAAGAGGAGGAGGATAGACATGAGGGATTTGGGATAAAAGCGAAGTTGCGATATGGAATTCATAGAAAGGTATAATGTGCTGAAAATGAATTTCGGTCATGGGAAATCTGGTCACCTGAATGGATGACGATGGCATGATAAATCCGACATTGGAATGGGCGGCTGTGGATGGCGCGAAACGATCCCTCTGGGCTTTGACCTTCCCGTGGGTCTACCCGTGCAGGCGGCGAGGAATCATTTGCAGATGTAGCCTAGGATTGTGTCATCTGGAAGATGTGTGGGTGTTGTGCTGTAGGAATTCGTGTCAATGAACCGGACAACCGTCTATGGTTGGAAAAAAAGCGTGCTCAAGGCTTTGAAGTGGGATATCGAAAGCTTATCCGACTGAAAATTAGCAGCTTGAAAAATCAAAATAGGTCGAGATCCTTCTAAATAGTCCCTCCCAAAAAACAACTTTTTCAAAAAAATTCTCCAAACCCTAAACCCTATTCCAGAATGATCGTTCCAATATTCAAATCCAATAACGGAACGATCGTTCCAAAACATCACTCGACATCCTTCATCACACCATTATGGGTACGCTTCAAGGAAAAACAGCCGTCATTACAGGCGGAAACAGCGGAATCGGATACGCATCCGCAGCCAAACTCAAAGCTCAAGGAGCAGAGGTCATCATCACCGGACGATCTCCCGAGCGGGTACAGAATGCGGCCGATGAATTGGGCGTCAAAGGCATCGTAGCGGACGTGACCGACTTGGCAGCTATCGACGCGCTCGTCGAACAGGTGAAAGCCGATTATGGCACCGTAGACATCTTGTTTGTCAATGCGGGGGTATTCTTGCCAGCGCCCATCGGTCAAGTCAGCGAGGAGGTCTACAATCAGACCATGGATATCAACTTCAAGGGAGCTGTGTTCACGACTGAAAAATTCCTTCCGATCTTGAAAGATGGTGCTGCGGTCATTCACCTTTCCTCC is a window from the Pontibacter sp. G13 genome containing:
- a CDS encoding serine hydrolase domain-containing protein, giving the protein MNRIFTFYLSITAVVLGLVGCQSNEVVPVSTYQCQFDVADSSDMHPRAATYQEILDRNQKLGIVGATLMVKDEFGVWVGAAGTADIASDVPMQPCNSFLIASISKVFTAAAVFAYIDAGVLSLDDPVSKWMDEEVVKRIENADEAQIRHLLDHTSGIADYYTLSQGMQRFNQFDNGWTQEDVLAFTYGKSAWFEVGETYGYSNTNYVMLGIILEAASGKTLEEVYRDEIFNPLHLTSAYYSATEPIPASLVKGYADFYGTAQYVESEFLYKDELVTADGGIAIHAQDLGRFFEELMKGELVSETALDSMTSWFDLPEDWVDETIGHAQNGYGLERNQTPYGWSVGHTGAIDGFLSIAQYFPDTDRTFILLTNSAAYDGAPRENIYNETLKVMFE
- a CDS encoding SDR family oxidoreductase; this encodes MGTLQGKTAVITGGNSGIGYASAAKLKAQGAEVIITGRSPERVQNAADELGVKGIVADVTDLAAIDALVEQVKADYGTVDILFVNAGVFLPAPIGQVSEEVYNQTMDINFKGAVFTTEKFLPILKDGAAVIHLSSVLAYTGMPNSSIYAASKAAMNSYVRTASTELAPRGIRVNAINPGPISTPIYNKTGMDEDSLHGFAQAIQQRVPLKRFGEPGDIAHLVAFLASDEAAFITGSEYNIDGGVNVNPLLS